Proteins from a single region of Dyadobacter fanqingshengii:
- a CDS encoding SLBB domain-containing protein, with amino-acid sequence MNRFKLAKSYKSILLYLLCLFISLPALSQVIIPQSLPNAPTGTSPQSGNATGTSRGNAGNTGNTGNTQGNQPGANQQQQQQQGNQQNADNQGNEKGKAPGDPKLQGQDQSEQSKINDTTSAKLTPEDQEKEALRQKIYGYALFADKNLDPIPDLQIATPTNYIVGPGDELKIFIYNYAESTFEVDVTKDGFISLPRVGNVYVAGRTIEEVRKILIDKFSKFTPGLIGTGGETARTKLMVTLGDVRTVKVFVTGEVINPGTYQVSSLSSAFNALYQAGGPNEIGSFRDVRVVRQGKVVSHIDIYDYLVNGKIDGDIRVQDNDNVVVGYYLKRAEIAGMVKRPGIYELKPEEKLGDMLRYSGGFNDKAYRARLKVQRITSKERKILDVAEANYESFEIVTGDSVNVETVLDRFENIVTVEGAVMRPGDYALDNSPSLKQLIENAQGLREDAFVGRVSVLRTRQDLVLESISINYTDILNNVTPDLILTRLDRVIIPSKFDMAESAYVSVNGEVNNTKIGENEGKFPYTVNMTLEDLLVQAGGLKESAYTSEIEVIRRKRNSIAGAANAQISEVFKFDVDRDLSLNSKGSNFTLMPFDQVTVRKSPNYVEQQSVFVEGEVLIAGPYTIVNKNDKISDVIKRAGGLTELAYPEGATLLRRTLVRELDEPTDFDQAEQTEKSIKSGTIIGDVPNVKEESIGIKLKNILKSPGSFEDLIVQEGDIIRIPKRLETVQVNGAVLYPTTVKYGKGMAFSDYISQSGGFTVQSLRKSSYIKYPNGNVDRTRRFLFFNVYPKVEPGSEIFVPVRAAPVLNTQQAIATATGLLSSVMGLIVTVLAFRSIR; translated from the coding sequence ATGAACAGATTCAAATTGGCAAAAAGTTATAAAAGCATACTCCTTTATCTTCTCTGTTTATTCATTTCCTTACCAGCCCTGTCCCAGGTAATCATTCCCCAGTCTCTCCCGAACGCTCCTACTGGTACTTCGCCACAAAGTGGTAATGCTACGGGAACCTCCAGAGGCAATGCAGGTAATACAGGCAATACTGGTAACACGCAGGGAAATCAGCCTGGCGCTAATCAACAGCAGCAGCAACAGCAGGGAAACCAGCAAAATGCTGATAACCAAGGCAATGAAAAGGGAAAAGCTCCGGGCGACCCAAAACTCCAAGGCCAGGATCAGAGCGAACAGAGCAAGATAAATGATACTACTTCTGCAAAGCTTACTCCCGAAGATCAGGAAAAAGAAGCATTGCGCCAGAAAATATACGGTTATGCGCTCTTCGCTGACAAAAATCTGGATCCTATTCCTGATTTGCAGATTGCGACGCCTACAAACTATATCGTTGGGCCTGGTGATGAGCTAAAAATCTTCATTTATAACTATGCTGAAAGCACTTTCGAGGTTGATGTAACCAAAGATGGCTTCATTTCCCTACCTCGCGTAGGTAACGTATATGTGGCCGGTCGCACCATAGAAGAGGTTCGAAAGATATTAATTGACAAGTTTTCGAAATTCACACCCGGGCTGATCGGAACCGGCGGAGAGACTGCCAGGACCAAATTGATGGTAACCCTGGGTGATGTACGCACAGTAAAGGTCTTTGTAACAGGGGAAGTTATTAATCCGGGAACGTATCAGGTGTCCTCATTATCGTCTGCATTTAACGCACTTTATCAGGCTGGCGGACCAAACGAAATTGGATCTTTCCGTGATGTCAGGGTAGTTCGCCAAGGCAAGGTTGTGTCGCATATTGACATTTATGATTACCTGGTCAACGGTAAAATTGATGGTGATATCCGTGTTCAGGACAATGATAATGTTGTTGTCGGTTATTATTTGAAGCGCGCAGAAATTGCCGGAATGGTTAAGCGTCCCGGTATATATGAACTGAAACCGGAAGAGAAACTAGGCGACATGCTGCGTTATTCCGGTGGTTTCAATGATAAGGCCTACCGCGCAAGATTAAAAGTGCAGAGGATTACTTCTAAAGAGCGCAAAATCCTTGACGTTGCGGAAGCTAACTACGAGTCTTTCGAAATAGTAACCGGTGACTCTGTGAATGTTGAAACCGTTCTGGACCGTTTTGAAAACATTGTAACCGTCGAAGGCGCGGTAATGCGTCCCGGTGACTATGCTCTTGACAACAGCCCATCATTGAAACAACTGATTGAAAATGCCCAGGGCTTGCGCGAGGATGCATTCGTAGGACGTGTAAGTGTTTTGAGAACACGGCAGGATCTTGTTTTGGAAAGCATTTCAATCAACTATACAGACATTTTAAACAACGTTACGCCCGACTTAATCTTGACCAGGCTTGACAGGGTGATCATTCCATCCAAGTTTGATATGGCCGAAAGCGCGTATGTAAGCGTTAACGGGGAAGTCAACAATACAAAAATTGGCGAAAACGAGGGTAAGTTTCCTTATACGGTTAACATGACGCTGGAAGATCTTTTGGTTCAGGCGGGCGGACTTAAAGAATCAGCTTACACGTCTGAGATCGAAGTGATCAGAAGAAAAAGAAATAGCATTGCGGGAGCTGCAAATGCGCAGATCTCGGAAGTTTTCAAGTTTGATGTAGACCGTGACCTGTCGCTGAACAGCAAAGGGAGCAACTTCACATTAATGCCTTTCGACCAGGTAACTGTTCGTAAGTCTCCAAATTATGTTGAGCAACAAAGCGTCTTTGTTGAAGGCGAAGTGCTCATTGCAGGCCCTTACACCATTGTTAACAAAAACGATAAGATCAGCGACGTAATTAAAAGAGCCGGCGGATTAACAGAACTAGCTTATCCAGAAGGCGCAACATTGCTGAGAAGAACATTGGTAAGAGAATTGGATGAACCAACTGATTTCGATCAGGCGGAACAAACTGAAAAAAGCATTAAATCCGGGACGATTATCGGTGATGTTCCGAATGTAAAAGAAGAATCAATCGGGATTAAGTTAAAAAATATCCTGAAAAGCCCAGGCTCATTCGAGGACCTTATCGTTCAGGAAGGTGACATTATCCGTATCCCTAAGAGACTGGAAACAGTTCAGGTGAATGGAGCGGTTCTTTACCCGACAACTGTTAAGTATGGTAAAGGAATGGCATTTTCTGACTACATTTCGCAATCAGGCGGCTTTACGGTCCAATCACTCAGAAAGAGCTCTTATATAAAATATCCAAATGGAAACGTAGACAGGACAAGAAGATTCCTGTTCTTCAATGTATACCCAAAAGTGGAGCCAGGTTCTGAAATCTTCGTTCCTGTAAGGGCCGCGCCTGTGCTTAATACGCAGCAAGCCATTGCAACTGCAACCGGTTTGTTGAGTTCGGTAATGGGATTAATTGTAACAGTTTTGGCTTTCCGATCAATCAGATAA
- a CDS encoding DNA topoisomerase IV subunit B, whose translation MESTNVQYDEDSIRSLDWKEHIRLRPGMYIGKLGDGSSVDDGIYVLVKEIVDNSIDEHMMGNGKTIEIKISEHRVEVRDYGRGIPLGKVVDCVSKINTGGKYDSGAFQKSVGLNGVGTKAVNALSQYFKVQSFREGKSKNAEFAQGALVNESKEIQTNQRNGTHIAFEPDGVIFKNFRYIPQYLDNMIWNYCYLNAGLTINFNGQKYISQNGLLDLLQSKSDADSLRYSIIHLKGEDIEFAMTHGNQYGEEYYSFVNGQYTTQGGTHLAAFREAVVKAVREHFNKDYAPEDVRSSIIAAVAIRVQEPVFESQTKTKLGSNTITPDPNSTTVRTFVNDFVKERLDNYLHMHPEARDALKKRIEQSERERKELAGIKKLANDRAKKANLHNKKLRDCRLHLTDLKNELRYESTLFITEGDSASGSITKSRNIQTQAVFSLRGKPLNCFGLTKKIVYENEEFNLLQHALDIENGVENLRFNRIVIATDADVDGMHIRLLLMTFFLQFFPDLVRNGHLFVLETPLFRVRNKKETIYCYSEEEKQHAVNKLGNKPEITRFKGLGEISPDEFGKFIGEDMRVEPVILQKETSIQKLLSYFMGKNTPERQRFIIDNLKTEKNIEELALAV comes from the coding sequence ATGGAAAGTACCAACGTGCAATATGATGAGGATAGTATAAGGTCACTCGATTGGAAAGAACATATCAGATTGAGGCCAGGGATGTATATTGGCAAGTTAGGCGATGGATCCTCGGTGGATGATGGGATATATGTATTGGTTAAGGAAATCGTCGATAATTCTATTGACGAACATATGATGGGCAACGGAAAAACCATAGAAATCAAGATTTCCGAGCACCGGGTGGAAGTAAGGGATTATGGACGTGGAATACCGCTCGGAAAGGTTGTAGACTGCGTTTCCAAGATCAATACGGGTGGGAAGTATGACTCTGGCGCTTTCCAGAAATCCGTGGGTTTGAATGGTGTTGGGACGAAGGCGGTTAATGCACTTTCACAGTATTTCAAGGTGCAGTCATTCCGGGAAGGGAAGAGTAAAAACGCTGAATTTGCACAAGGGGCGCTTGTTAACGAATCCAAAGAAATACAGACCAACCAGCGTAACGGAACGCACATCGCCTTCGAACCAGACGGCGTGATTTTTAAGAATTTCCGGTACATTCCCCAGTATCTGGATAATATGATCTGGAATTACTGCTATCTGAATGCGGGGTTGACCATTAATTTCAATGGACAAAAATATATTTCGCAAAATGGCCTGCTGGATCTGCTGCAAAGTAAATCCGATGCTGACTCGCTGCGTTATTCGATCATTCATTTGAAAGGCGAGGACATTGAATTTGCTATGACCCATGGCAATCAATATGGAGAGGAATATTATTCTTTTGTTAATGGCCAGTACACAACGCAGGGCGGAACGCACTTAGCTGCCTTCCGCGAGGCTGTTGTAAAGGCGGTTAGGGAGCATTTCAATAAGGATTATGCGCCGGAAGATGTGCGCTCGTCCATTATTGCCGCCGTTGCAATTCGTGTGCAGGAGCCGGTTTTTGAGTCCCAGACCAAAACCAAATTAGGCTCAAACACCATTACACCCGACCCCAACAGCACGACCGTCCGTACATTTGTCAACGATTTTGTAAAGGAAAGGCTTGATAATTACTTGCATATGCATCCGGAAGCGAGGGACGCATTGAAAAAACGGATTGAGCAATCGGAAAGAGAGCGGAAAGAACTGGCGGGCATTAAAAAGCTGGCCAACGACCGTGCGAAAAAAGCGAATCTGCATAATAAGAAATTGAGGGATTGCCGGTTGCACCTAACAGACCTTAAAAATGAACTGCGCTATGAAAGCACATTGTTCATTACCGAGGGCGATTCTGCAAGTGGATCGATCACAAAATCAAGGAACATTCAAACACAGGCTGTTTTCAGTTTGAGAGGAAAGCCCTTGAATTGTTTCGGCTTAACCAAAAAGATTGTTTACGAAAACGAGGAATTTAATTTACTCCAGCATGCGCTCGACATTGAAAACGGTGTCGAAAACCTGCGGTTTAACCGCATTGTGATCGCGACGGATGCCGACGTGGATGGGATGCACATTCGTTTGCTGCTGATGACGTTCTTCCTTCAATTTTTCCCGGACCTAGTTCGTAACGGGCATCTTTTTGTGTTGGAAACACCACTTTTCAGGGTCAGGAATAAAAAAGAGACCATATATTGTTACAGCGAGGAGGAAAAGCAACACGCGGTGAACAAGCTGGGCAACAAACCTGAGATAACGCGTTTTAAAGGCCTCGGTGAAATTTCACCGGATGAGTTCGGGAAATTTATCGGGGAAGACATGCGTGTAGAACCTGTAATATTGCAAAAGGAAACCTCTATTCAGAAATTATTGAGCTATTTCATGGGCAAGAATACGCCTGAACGCCAGCGTTTTATCATTGATAATCTGAAAACGGAAAAGAACATTGAAGAACTCGCGCTCGCAGTATAG
- the pheA gene encoding prephenate dehydratase — protein MELQDLRNRIDSLDDQLLSILNERMELVKKVGDLKRSSQSIIYRPEREKQILDRLEKRNDGLLTRQAIDAIFFEIFAVSRNLELPERVAYLGPEGSFTHQAAEGRFGGMSEYLVLPTIHSVFESVETGRAKFGVVPIENNQEGIVIETVDFLREKNLSIVAEVLLQVHFTFASQSDSLKNIRRIYSKDIAFRQCGKFISEYLEGMDIELIPVESTSKAAKMAAQEVDAAAICSSISARLFGVPILYDNIEDSDQNRTRFLILAKDFVNIKSDDDKTTIIANLPNTNRPGVLYEFLKDFNDRGINLTKIESRPLRGTSTFRAWFLVEFLGHVDDPPVQEIMHKYGSHLKWLGSYIRVS, from the coding sequence GTGGAATTACAAGACCTAAGAAACAGGATAGACTCGCTTGACGATCAGCTGCTTAGTATTTTGAATGAGCGCATGGAGCTCGTGAAAAAAGTAGGTGACCTGAAACGTTCATCCCAGTCTATCATTTATCGCCCCGAAAGAGAAAAGCAGATCCTGGACCGCCTCGAAAAGCGCAACGACGGTCTGCTTACCCGGCAAGCTATTGACGCTATTTTTTTCGAGATCTTCGCCGTTTCCCGTAACCTGGAATTGCCCGAAAGAGTGGCTTACCTCGGGCCTGAAGGCAGTTTTACACACCAAGCCGCTGAGGGCCGCTTTGGCGGAATGAGCGAATATCTCGTTTTGCCAACCATTCATTCTGTATTTGAAAGTGTGGAAACGGGCCGTGCCAAGTTCGGCGTTGTGCCCATTGAGAATAACCAGGAAGGCATTGTGATTGAAACAGTGGATTTTCTGCGCGAAAAAAATCTCTCGATTGTGGCGGAAGTGCTTTTGCAGGTACATTTTACATTCGCGTCACAATCCGATTCTCTGAAAAATATCCGCCGGATCTATTCCAAAGACATTGCATTCCGCCAATGCGGGAAATTTATCAGCGAATATCTGGAAGGAATGGACATTGAACTGATCCCCGTTGAGTCGACCTCGAAAGCTGCGAAAATGGCTGCTCAGGAAGTGGATGCTGCTGCTATCTGTTCCTCGATCTCTGCGAGGCTTTTCGGCGTTCCGATCCTTTACGACAACATTGAAGACAGCGACCAGAACAGGACAAGGTTTTTGATTTTGGCCAAAGATTTTGTCAACATTAAAAGTGATGATGACAAAACCACCATTATCGCCAACTTGCCTAATACAAACCGTCCCGGCGTTTTATATGAGTTTTTGAAAGACTTCAATGACAGGGGAATTAACCTCACTAAAATTGAAAGCCGCCCGTTAAGAGGAACCTCAACGTTCAGAGCTTGGTTTCTGGTTGAATTCCTGGGACATGTGGACGATCCGCCGGTGCAGGAAATTATGCACAAATATGGGTCACACCTGAAATGGCTGGGAAGTTATATCAGGGTTTCATAA
- a CDS encoding DUF4136 domain-containing protein, with product MLKKASLFILMAGIGMMSCSKDPISDLSTEETLVYITNHDKAANYTQYKTFSIVDSVLVVENGQAGTALTELDRDVLIRIISNMEKLGYKYVSPKSKPDIGINASWITNTYLNVVSQPLSSYYGGYWGGGGYGYGYPSYYQYYQTSESYWLISMLDFKNPNTVDKTFKVVWDAQIRGAGIGERQYVDTMVDSIFGQSGYLKIN from the coding sequence ATGTTAAAAAAAGCTTCATTGTTCATACTCATGGCGGGAATAGGAATGATGTCCTGCTCCAAAGATCCTATCAGTGATTTGTCAACAGAAGAAACCCTCGTTTACATTACCAATCACGATAAAGCTGCCAATTATACGCAGTACAAAACATTCAGCATCGTCGATTCCGTGCTCGTTGTTGAGAACGGACAAGCCGGAACTGCACTGACCGAGCTGGACCGGGACGTTTTGATCCGCATTATTTCCAACATGGAAAAACTGGGATATAAGTATGTAAGTCCAAAAAGCAAGCCAGACATTGGCATTAACGCGAGCTGGATCACGAATACTTACCTGAATGTTGTTTCCCAGCCGTTATCATCCTATTACGGTGGATACTGGGGCGGCGGCGGTTATGGTTACGGCTATCCGAGTTATTACCAATATTACCAAACCAGCGAAAGTTACTGGCTGATTTCCATGCTGGATTTCAAAAACCCGAATACGGTGGACAAAACTTTCAAAGTAGTGTGGGATGCGCAGATCCGCGGCGCGGGAATCGGGGAACGACAATATGTGGACACAATGGTTGACTCTATTTTTGGTCAGTCAGGTTATTTAAAAATTAATTAA
- a CDS encoding DinB family protein: protein METKEEILRIIDVLNDTYESEEAWYGPSVVEALRDVTPKMAEVRLSTNTHSIAEIVYHMTTWRIFAVRKIQGDAEFDIKTLDKDWKKFPLVDEFEWEAIQMELSLSQEELVSELEKIESDSFLEEFVPGRDYSYYTLIHGVIQHDVYHAGQIGLIKKAVKGMRLEEDDYGAFDDRADLDNGTDYY, encoded by the coding sequence ATGGAAACGAAAGAAGAGATTTTAAGGATTATAGATGTACTCAACGACACCTACGAAAGTGAAGAGGCCTGGTATGGCCCATCCGTTGTGGAAGCTTTGCGAGACGTTACGCCGAAAATGGCAGAAGTAAGGTTAAGTACCAACACACACTCAATCGCGGAGATCGTTTATCACATGACCACATGGCGGATCTTTGCCGTACGCAAAATTCAGGGAGATGCTGAATTTGACATTAAAACACTGGATAAGGACTGGAAAAAATTCCCTTTGGTGGATGAGTTTGAATGGGAAGCCATTCAAATGGAGTTAAGCCTTTCGCAGGAGGAATTGGTTTCGGAGCTCGAAAAAATTGAAAGCGACAGTTTCCTGGAAGAATTTGTGCCGGGCCGGGATTACAGTTATTATACATTGATACACGGAGTTATCCAGCACGACGTTTACCATGCAGGACAAATCGGGCTGATCAAAAAAGCAGTAAAGGGAATGCGTCTGGAAGAGGATGATTATGGCGCATTTGACGACCGTGCCGATCTGGATAACGGAACTGACTATTACTGA
- a CDS encoding response regulator, with product MKILIVEDEPKLAGFLKRGLEEQSWEVELAYDGQVGKKMASNYRFDVIILDVNLPLLNGYDLARQLRHDGLATPILFLTALGTIDDKLDGFEAGGDDYLVKPFEFRELIARIKVLSQRNSNREQSNQILSLADLELNLDEKVARRGGNRIDLTAKEFALLEYLMRNKGRVVSRVDIAEQVWDIRFDTGTNVIDVYINFLRKKVDKDYPAKLIHTVVGMGYIFKEE from the coding sequence ATGAAAATTTTAATCGTCGAAGATGAACCCAAGCTGGCAGGTTTCCTGAAACGGGGCCTGGAAGAACAATCCTGGGAAGTAGAATTGGCATATGATGGGCAGGTAGGGAAAAAGATGGCGTCAAATTATCGTTTTGATGTTATCATTCTCGATGTAAACCTGCCTTTACTGAATGGATACGACCTCGCCCGCCAGCTCCGTCACGACGGCCTCGCAACGCCAATCCTGTTTTTAACGGCTCTGGGAACCATTGATGACAAGCTGGACGGTTTTGAAGCCGGGGGAGATGATTATCTGGTTAAACCGTTCGAATTCAGGGAATTAATAGCTCGAATTAAAGTTTTATCACAAAGAAACAGCAACCGGGAGCAATCCAATCAGATTCTAAGCCTGGCCGATCTCGAACTTAATCTGGACGAGAAGGTGGCACGCCGCGGAGGAAACCGCATTGACCTCACTGCCAAAGAATTTGCTTTACTCGAATACCTCATGCGTAACAAAGGCCGCGTGGTGTCGCGTGTAGACATTGCCGAACAGGTTTGGGATATCCGCTTTGATACAGGCACCAATGTGATTGATGTTTACATTAATTTTCTCAGAAAAAAAGTGGACAAAGATTATCCTGCTAAGCTGATCCACACCGTCGTAGGTATGGGTTATATTTTTAAGGAAGAATGA
- a CDS encoding HAMP domain-containing sensor histidine kinase, whose product MNIKSRLTLLFTMLVGSIMALFCLSVYYFYDQYREKQFYSFLNERAQTIAQLVEASQDISKADIEKIEKENNTIFLNEEITIYDGADSLIFTGGNEKFTLSKTILAEARAGREIRTKHDKKEAIIIRHVLQDHRKPWVVMAVANDVPGMNQLKRLREILVIGWLLSLVLVGVAGWQFANDAIKPVSDIISQVNNISAGNLHEKVTVGREKDELAALAQTFNQMLGRLEIAFIAQKNFVSHASHELRTPLALIMSEAELSLMKERASEEYKVALKGIWSEAKEMNELVSRLLELARTEEHAFKVTFSKIRVDEVLWQAKASVQQKNPGYEVHIHYDKIPEDEEQLKRYGDESLLKTAFMNLMDNACKYSNNKTVNVFLEIQKDLIKINFKDVGIGIASDELPYIFDTFYRSATTISKAGYGIGLALTKRIINMQGASIEVESELGSGTTFILKFPPF is encoded by the coding sequence ATGAATATTAAGTCCCGCCTGACATTGCTTTTTACCATGCTGGTGGGATCCATCATGGCCTTATTTTGTCTTTCCGTTTACTATTTCTACGATCAATACAGGGAGAAACAGTTCTATTCTTTCCTGAACGAACGCGCGCAGACCATCGCCCAGTTGGTTGAAGCCAGTCAGGACATCAGCAAAGCAGACATTGAAAAGATTGAAAAAGAGAACAATACCATTTTTCTCAACGAAGAAATCACGATCTACGACGGCGCAGATTCACTGATATTCACGGGTGGGAACGAGAAGTTTACTCTTTCCAAAACCATATTAGCAGAGGCGCGGGCAGGACGGGAAATTCGCACGAAGCATGATAAGAAGGAAGCGATTATCATTCGTCACGTCTTGCAGGACCATAGGAAACCCTGGGTCGTAATGGCGGTTGCCAATGATGTGCCCGGCATGAACCAGTTAAAGCGGCTCCGCGAAATCCTGGTGATCGGATGGCTGTTATCACTCGTTTTAGTAGGCGTGGCCGGCTGGCAATTTGCCAATGATGCCATTAAGCCAGTTTCCGACATCATTTCGCAGGTGAACAACATTTCGGCTGGAAACTTGCATGAAAAAGTGACCGTAGGGCGCGAAAAAGATGAGCTGGCAGCGCTTGCGCAAACATTTAATCAAATGCTTGGCCGCCTCGAAATAGCATTTATAGCACAAAAAAACTTCGTCTCCCACGCATCGCACGAGCTGCGCACGCCCCTCGCACTCATCATGAGCGAAGCGGAGTTGAGCCTGATGAAGGAGCGCGCCAGCGAAGAATACAAAGTGGCATTGAAAGGGATCTGGTCGGAGGCGAAAGAGATGAATGAACTGGTGAGCAGATTGCTGGAGCTGGCCCGAACAGAAGAACACGCATTCAAGGTTACATTCTCAAAGATCCGGGTGGATGAGGTGCTCTGGCAGGCGAAAGCGTCTGTGCAGCAGAAAAATCCGGGCTATGAGGTGCACATTCATTACGATAAGATCCCCGAGGATGAGGAGCAGTTGAAGCGATATGGTGACGAAAGCCTCCTGAAAACGGCCTTTATGAACCTCATGGACAACGCTTGCAAATATTCCAATAACAAAACTGTCAATGTCTTTCTGGAAATTCAGAAGGACCTGATCAAGATAAATTTTAAAGACGTCGGGATTGGCATTGCTTCCGATGAACTGCCCTACATTTTCGACACCTTTTACAGGAGTGCTACCACGATCAGCAAAGCAGGTTATGGCATAGGACTGGCATTAACCAAGCGCATTATCAACATGCAGGGCGCCAGCATTGAAGTGGAGTCGGAGCTGGGTTCGGGAACTACATTTATACTTAAATTTCCTCCGTTTTAA
- a CDS encoding mechanosensitive ion channel family protein, protein MNDFFNMLDYRNSPWLIVLPATIIGLIISAIVINIIKITAAKKEWRAVKAVSENLTSVLYFFIPLVLVTAALKTYSLTHQDYYWTFTISKVLLIAVTTWLMTRIVIIFEKVLIDQLDFNTPDNNQARRLFTKIKFVKRMVIILIITIGISILLLSFESVRQYGVGILTSAGIFSVIIGFAAQKSLANLMAGIQIAFTQPIKIDDVVIVEGEWGRIEEINLTYVVVNIWDLRRIVLPITYFIETPFQNWTRNDSALIGTAFFQLNYLTPVSRLREKLKEILDTTPLWDGKSWALQVTDTQGQLMTIRTLMSARNSSETFDLRCYVREKMIEFISQEYPEALPSFRIEEVKKQESVLPDSEHRI, encoded by the coding sequence ATGAACGATTTTTTTAACATGCTCGATTATCGGAACTCGCCGTGGCTCATAGTGCTGCCGGCGACGATAATCGGTCTGATAATCAGTGCAATAGTTATTAATATTATTAAGATTACAGCTGCAAAAAAGGAATGGCGGGCAGTTAAGGCCGTAAGTGAAAACCTGACGAGCGTTTTATATTTCTTCATCCCGCTTGTATTAGTCACCGCCGCACTTAAAACTTATTCTTTAACCCATCAGGATTACTACTGGACATTTACGATCAGCAAAGTGCTGCTTATCGCGGTTACCACGTGGTTGATGACGCGCATTGTCATAATCTTTGAGAAGGTGCTGATCGATCAGCTGGACTTCAACACGCCGGACAACAATCAGGCGCGGCGCTTGTTCACCAAGATCAAGTTTGTGAAAAGAATGGTGATCATTTTAATCATTACCATTGGGATTTCGATTTTGCTGCTGAGTTTTGAAAGTGTACGGCAATATGGTGTCGGTATCCTGACATCTGCGGGAATTTTTAGTGTAATTATCGGTTTTGCTGCCCAAAAATCCCTGGCCAATCTCATGGCCGGCATTCAGATCGCTTTTACACAACCCATTAAAATTGACGATGTCGTGATCGTGGAGGGCGAATGGGGACGCATTGAGGAAATTAACCTGACTTACGTGGTCGTCAATATTTGGGACCTGCGCAGGATCGTGCTTCCGATCACGTATTTCATTGAAACACCTTTCCAGAACTGGACACGTAACGACAGTGCGCTCATCGGCACTGCCTTTTTCCAGCTCAATTATTTAACGCCGGTTTCCCGACTCAGAGAAAAGTTGAAAGAAATTCTCGATACGACACCGCTCTGGGACGGCAAATCATGGGCATTGCAAGTGACTGATACCCAAGGACAACTCATGACCATCAGGACCTTAATGTCGGCCAGAAATTCTTCTGAGACGTTTGATCTGCGATGCTATGTCCGCGAAAAAATGATAGAATTTATTTCGCAGGAATATCCCGAAGCGCTGCCGAGCTTCCGCATTGAGGAAGTAAAAAAACAGGAAAGTGTGCTGCCTGATAGTGAGCATCGTATATAA